Proteins found in one Thunnus maccoyii chromosome 5, fThuMac1.1, whole genome shotgun sequence genomic segment:
- the si:dkey-30c15.10 gene encoding anillin isoform X5, whose protein sequence is MEAAEDNNGGNNNLKRQRAPLSDFEDNLLSPSEMNDGQKRRRLETAGQENCTPKPSSSRRLAEQNMKPDTPMVPSVRSRVQQLTQRQDGGAPLAQRCLSDPGADSPSAIKVFREPLLGEGEFSQRVERFKVPVFQASPAPTMSPANLCPLTSSNFVSGIQQKLQGIVTSSSKQASVIRQEREQELNQLHFQPISENAWLKRSNSDPSLSQQVDDDAVMKDGSFTETATSGVEKQSLNTTTGERKPCDFEAPPASVELEPSNEGKLQMDLEEQNTHQGEEFREGKEDRPSVEEQQLWSHQPEAQTVLQLSFSEDQSFSKPPCGEDHNVSELSTGDKQSLLESTRTDESNVNQTSDVSKVTDHNGSEVFSLEDEMVESSHNEEEIEPSTDEELRLWRYPSDKVCKQEESMIAEDQEEGVCTKEEREEYESSRVEKEKGSGAEHHSEPSHVQDGECQMGDVSAETAGCSNTQEDVKPRSKETMKQDKKNTGCPNEDDRYQQSKQIVDSKEEDMELESDRKEEYPFIDVAQAMKETQTGYIKLEGNTEDVAQPKAETEPSEMYRNDGAHTVTAVRASDHKTGEMELQQEAVNGRQGIGDGLTDEIYKAEGGESSKKVTFILEPKLINGSSLSETNTSMESRRETSMSDAELSSHDETNTAEIIDQMFEEVLEYAERIEDQRGDDEDTEDRDSGIGVSSRDKDKMDTESEKEKSEEEGETKDEECDESKKLEDELLTFPPSGILSPLSKSVEAVVTPLRLEASQESNPPSLLLTPEETTTPPAESAPLYSIDAYRTQRQSKPTTIQSVTPGVQRRAPEKSRPQPSINTKEKITALNEEAGKLQTVINQTLQALSCCTDEEHGRGSVEEAVAEKLLLVSCEKRSALLAEVDRLREERSSESSEVAGEDQEYVTQQPCRGTVSITNIQLPLKVEFVCSSNNRTGRPSHYFFVLIRYGPYNIVATPLATAADAQNGDTISFQTSVTLKDIRSTFEIDVEVYSLSHTSPINCSMDRTTTKSRVTPRKLLNTLTRSSNSLTSAALPAINTRRSSNFCLVGSHKITLASLGHSKFPLDKMKLEGKIRRLLGDEFQEKVPFLSPLEGNIYLKLDSESHSNVQHQGFLTMFELIGGFGVWRRGYFTLERYTMYYWNHPNDKETKEAEGSISLSSSPSQCVRPVKRDSCARPFTFELASNIPQQQDDSQEALAKCWFAADTKQERSDWMEKLNQALLDFHTWNRTSATQSESQQASASSGGNLRESIL, encoded by the exons ATGGAAGCTGCCGAGGACAATAATGGTGGCAACAACAACttgaagagacagagagcaccTCTGTCAGACTTTGAAGATAATCTCCTCTCACCATCAG AGATGAATGATGGCCAGAAGCGGCGGCGTCTGGAGACAGCTGGCCAGGAGAACTGTACTCCCAAACCATCCTCCTCTAGACGCCTAGCTGAGCAAAACATGAAGCCAGACACACCGATGGTTCCCTCAGTCCGCTCCCGAGTTCAGCAGCTCACCCAGAGACAAGACG gaggaGCTCCTCTGGCCCAGCGGTGCCTGTCAGATCCTGGGGCTGATAGCCCATCAGCCATCAAGGTCTTCAGAGAGCCTCTACTTG GTGAGGGAGAGTTTAGTCAACGAGTGGAGCGTTTTAAAGTGCCAGTCTTCCAGGCTAGCCCTGCGCCCACAATGAGCCCTGCCAACCTCTGTCCGCTCACCAGCTCTAACTTTGTATCTGGCATTCAGCAGAAACTCCAGGGCATTGTGACATCCAGCTCTAAGCAGGCCTCTGTAATTCGCCAG GAACGGGAGCAGGAGTTGAACCAGTTGCACTTTCAACCAATCAGTGAAAATGCCTGGCTGAAAAGGAGCAACTCTGATCCCTCGTTATCTCAG CAGGTAGATGATGATGCTGTGATGAAGGATGGCAGCTTCACTGAAACTGCTACATCAGGTGTTGAGAAGCAATCTTTAAATACAACAACAG GTGAAAGGAAACCTTGTGACTTTGAAGCCCCTCCAGCCTCTGTAGAGCTAGAACCTTCTAATGAAGGGAAGCTGCAAATGGATTTGGAGGAGCAGAATACTCATCAGGGTGAAGAGTTCAGGGAGGGGAAAGAGGACAGACCTTCAGTTGAAGAACAGCAGCTATGGTCCCATCAACCAGAGGctcagactgtattgcagttGTCCTTTAGTGAGGATCAGAGTTTCTCCAAACCACCTTGTGGTGAGGATCACAATGTTTCAGAGTTGTCTACCGGTGACAAGCAGAGCTTGCTAGAATCAACTCGTACAGATGAGTCAAATGTGAATCAAACTAGCGACGTTTCCAAGGTAACAGACCATAATGGGTCAGAGGTGTTTTCATTAGAAGATGAAATGGTTGAGTCTTCACACAATGAAGAGGAGATTGAGCCCTCGACAGATGAGGAGTTAAGGTTGTGGAGATATCCTTCAGACAAAGTGTGCAAGCAGGAAGAGTCTATGATAGCTGAAGACCAGGAGGAAGGTGTATGTACTAAAGAGGAGCGAGAGGAGTATGAATCATCTAGagtggaaaaagagaaaggaagtgGTGCTGAACATCACAGTGAACCCTCTCACGTCCAGGATGGTGAATGTCAAATGGGTGATGTGTCTGCTGAGACTGCTGGGTGCTCTAACACACAGGAAGATGTGAAACCCAGATCAaaagaaacaatgaaacaagacaagaaaaacacaggaTGTCCCAATGAGGATGATCGATATCAACAGTCAAAGCAGATAGTCGATagtaaagaagaagacatgGAACTGGAGTCTGACAGGAAAGAAGAGTATCCCTTTATAGATGTAGCTCAGGCCatgaaagaaacacagacagggTACATAAAACTTGAAGGAAACACTGAAGATGTAGCACAGCCTAAGGCAGAGACTGAACCATCAGAAATGTATAGAAATGATGGAGCTCATACTGTGACCGCGGTCCGGGCGTCAGATCACAAGACTGGAGAaatggagctgcagcaggaagcAGTAAATGGAAGGCAGGGTATTGGAGATGGGCTGACAGATGAAATTTACAaggcagagggaggagaaagCTCAAAGAAAGTCACGTTTATCTTGGAGCCCAAGCTAATCAATGGCTCAAGCTTGTCTGAGACCAATACCTCCATGGAGTCCAGGAGAGAGACAAGTATGTCAG ATGCTGAACTGAGCTCTCATGATGAGACCAACACAGCTGAAATAATTGACCAGATGTTCGAGGAGGTGCTGGAATATGCTGAAAGGATAGAGGACCAAAGGGGGGATGATGAAGACACAGAGGACCGCGACAGTGGCATTGGTGTTTCCTCTAGAGACAAGGATAAAATGGACACAGAgtcagagaaggagaaaagtgAAGAAGAGGGGGAGACCAAAGATGAAGAGTGTGATGAGAGCAAGAAGCTTGAAGATGAACTGCTGACTTTCCCTCCCAGTGgcatcctctctcctctcagcaaGTCTGTAGAGGCTGTGGTCACCCCTCTG CGACTAGAAGCCAGCCAGGAGTCCAATCCTCCATCTCTGCTCCTGACTCCAGAAGAGACCACCACCCCTCCTGCTGAATCTGCTCCTCTGTACAG TATTGATGCCTACCGCACACAAAGGCAGAGTAAGCCGACCACCATTCAGAGTGTCACTCCTGGGGTTCAGAGACGAGCTCCAGAGAAGTCCCGACCTCAACCCTCCATCAACACCAAGGAGAAAATTACG GCTCTAAATGAAGAAGCAGGGAAGCTGCAGACTGTGATCAACCAGACCCTGCAGGCTCTGAGCTGCTGTACTGACGAGGAGCACGGACGAGGCTCAGTGGAGGAGGCTGTGGCTGAAAAACTACTGCTAGTCTCCT gtgAGAAACGATCAGCCCTGCTGGCGGAGGTGGACAGactgagggaggagaggagttCAGAGTCTTCAGAGGTAGCAGGGGAGGACCAAGAGTACGTTACCCAGCAGCCATGCAGAGGGACAGTCAGCATCACAAACATCCAACTGCCTCTCAAGGTGGAATTTGTCTGCTCCTCAAACAACCGCACAG GTCGGCCAAGTCACTACTTCTTTGTTCTGATCCGTTACGGGCCCTACAACATCGTCGCCACCCCGCTGGCTACGGCTGCTGATGCTCAGAACGGAGACACCATCTCCTTCCAGACTTCTGTCACTCT GAAGGATATTCGCTCAACTTTTGAGATTGATGTGGAAGTTTACAGCCTG TCCCACACTTCACCTATTAACTGCAGCATGGACCGCACCACCACCAAGTCACGG GTAACTCCAAGAAAGCTTCTGAATACCTTAACG AGATCCAGCAACAGTCTGACAT CTGCTGCTCTTCCTGCCATCAATACTCGTCGCTCCAGTAACTTTTGTCTAGTGGGTTCCCATAAGATCACCTTGGCCTCACTGGGACACAGCAAGTTCCCTCTGGATAAG ATGAAACTTGAAGGCAAAATCAGGAGACTCCTGGGAGATGAATTTCAGGAAAAG GtgccttttctttctcctctagAGGGCAACATCTACCTAAAACTGGACAGTGAGAGCCACTCTAATGTGCAGCACCAAGGCTTCCTG ACGATGTTTGAGTTGATCGGTGGGTTCGGTGTGTGGCGTCGTGGATATTTCACCCTGGAGAGATACACTATGTACTACTGGAACCACCCCAATGACAAAGAAACCAAG GAAGCAGAGGGCAGCATCTCTCTGTCCAGCTCCCCCAGTCAGTGTGTCAGGCCTGTCAAGAGGGACTCATGCGCTCGACCTTTCACCTTTGAGCTGGCAAGCAACATCCCGCAGCAGCAGGACGACAGCCAGGAAGCCTTGGCCAA GTGTTGGTTTGCAGCCGACACCAAACAGGAGAGATCAGACTGGATGGAGAAACTCAACCAAGCTCTTTTGGACTTTCACACATGGAACCGAACATCAGCAACCCAATCAGAAAGTCAGCAGGCCAGCGCATCCAGCGGTGGGAACTTGAGAGAGAGCATACTGTAA
- the si:dkey-30c15.10 gene encoding anillin isoform X6, whose translation MEAAEDNNGGNNNLKRQRAPLSDFEDNLLSPSEMNDGQKRRRLETAGQENCTPKPSSSRRLAEQNMKPDTPMVPSVRSRVQQLTQRQDGGAPLAQRCLSDPGADSPSAIKVFREPLLGEGEFSQRVERFKVPVFQASPAPTMSPANLCPLTSSNFVSGIQQKLQGIVTSSSKQASVIRQEREQELNQLHFQPISENAWLKRSNSDPSLSQVDDDAVMKDGSFTETATSGVEKQSLNTTTGERKPCDFEAPPASVELEPSNEGKLQMDLEEQNTHQGEEFREGKEDRPSVEEQQLWSHQPEAQTVLQLSFSEDQSFSKPPCGEDHNVSELSTGDKQSLLESTRTDESNVNQTSDVSKVTDHNGSEVFSLEDEMVESSHNEEEIEPSTDEELRLWRYPSDKVCKQEESMIAEDQEEGVCTKEEREEYESSRVEKEKGSGAEHHSEPSHVQDGECQMGDVSAETAGCSNTQEDVKPRSKETMKQDKKNTGCPNEDDRYQQSKQIVDSKEEDMELESDRKEEYPFIDVAQAMKETQTGYIKLEGNTEDVAQPKAETEPSEMYRNDGAHTVTAVRASDHKTGEMELQQEAVNGRQGIGDGLTDEIYKAEGGESSKKVTFILEPKLINGSSLSETNTSMESRRETSMSDAELSSHDETNTAEIIDQMFEEVLEYAERIEDQRGDDEDTEDRDSGIGVSSRDKDKMDTESEKEKSEEEGETKDEECDESKKLEDELLTFPPSGILSPLSKSVEAVVTPLRLEASQESNPPSLLLTPEETTTPPAESAPLYSIDAYRTQRQSKPTTIQSVTPGVQRRAPEKSRPQPSINTKEKITALNEEAGKLQTVINQTLQALSCCTDEEHGRGSVEEAVAEKLLLVSCEKRSALLAEVDRLREERSSESSEVAGEDQEYVTQQPCRGTVSITNIQLPLKVEFVCSSNNRTGRPSHYFFVLIRYGPYNIVATPLATAADAQNGDTISFQTSVTLKDIRSTFEIDVEVYSLSHTSPINCSMDRTTTKSRVTPRKLLNTLTRSSNSLTSAALPAINTRRSSNFCLVGSHKITLASLGHSKFPLDKMKLEGKIRRLLGDEFQEKVPFLSPLEGNIYLKLDSESHSNVQHQGFLTMFELIGGFGVWRRGYFTLERYTMYYWNHPNDKETKEAEGSISLSSSPSQCVRPVKRDSCARPFTFELASNIPQQQDDSQEALAKCWFAADTKQERSDWMEKLNQALLDFHTWNRTSATQSESQQASASSGGNLRESIL comes from the exons ATGGAAGCTGCCGAGGACAATAATGGTGGCAACAACAACttgaagagacagagagcaccTCTGTCAGACTTTGAAGATAATCTCCTCTCACCATCAG AGATGAATGATGGCCAGAAGCGGCGGCGTCTGGAGACAGCTGGCCAGGAGAACTGTACTCCCAAACCATCCTCCTCTAGACGCCTAGCTGAGCAAAACATGAAGCCAGACACACCGATGGTTCCCTCAGTCCGCTCCCGAGTTCAGCAGCTCACCCAGAGACAAGACG gaggaGCTCCTCTGGCCCAGCGGTGCCTGTCAGATCCTGGGGCTGATAGCCCATCAGCCATCAAGGTCTTCAGAGAGCCTCTACTTG GTGAGGGAGAGTTTAGTCAACGAGTGGAGCGTTTTAAAGTGCCAGTCTTCCAGGCTAGCCCTGCGCCCACAATGAGCCCTGCCAACCTCTGTCCGCTCACCAGCTCTAACTTTGTATCTGGCATTCAGCAGAAACTCCAGGGCATTGTGACATCCAGCTCTAAGCAGGCCTCTGTAATTCGCCAG GAACGGGAGCAGGAGTTGAACCAGTTGCACTTTCAACCAATCAGTGAAAATGCCTGGCTGAAAAGGAGCAACTCTGATCCCTCGTTATCTCAG GTAGATGATGATGCTGTGATGAAGGATGGCAGCTTCACTGAAACTGCTACATCAGGTGTTGAGAAGCAATCTTTAAATACAACAACAG GTGAAAGGAAACCTTGTGACTTTGAAGCCCCTCCAGCCTCTGTAGAGCTAGAACCTTCTAATGAAGGGAAGCTGCAAATGGATTTGGAGGAGCAGAATACTCATCAGGGTGAAGAGTTCAGGGAGGGGAAAGAGGACAGACCTTCAGTTGAAGAACAGCAGCTATGGTCCCATCAACCAGAGGctcagactgtattgcagttGTCCTTTAGTGAGGATCAGAGTTTCTCCAAACCACCTTGTGGTGAGGATCACAATGTTTCAGAGTTGTCTACCGGTGACAAGCAGAGCTTGCTAGAATCAACTCGTACAGATGAGTCAAATGTGAATCAAACTAGCGACGTTTCCAAGGTAACAGACCATAATGGGTCAGAGGTGTTTTCATTAGAAGATGAAATGGTTGAGTCTTCACACAATGAAGAGGAGATTGAGCCCTCGACAGATGAGGAGTTAAGGTTGTGGAGATATCCTTCAGACAAAGTGTGCAAGCAGGAAGAGTCTATGATAGCTGAAGACCAGGAGGAAGGTGTATGTACTAAAGAGGAGCGAGAGGAGTATGAATCATCTAGagtggaaaaagagaaaggaagtgGTGCTGAACATCACAGTGAACCCTCTCACGTCCAGGATGGTGAATGTCAAATGGGTGATGTGTCTGCTGAGACTGCTGGGTGCTCTAACACACAGGAAGATGTGAAACCCAGATCAaaagaaacaatgaaacaagacaagaaaaacacaggaTGTCCCAATGAGGATGATCGATATCAACAGTCAAAGCAGATAGTCGATagtaaagaagaagacatgGAACTGGAGTCTGACAGGAAAGAAGAGTATCCCTTTATAGATGTAGCTCAGGCCatgaaagaaacacagacagggTACATAAAACTTGAAGGAAACACTGAAGATGTAGCACAGCCTAAGGCAGAGACTGAACCATCAGAAATGTATAGAAATGATGGAGCTCATACTGTGACCGCGGTCCGGGCGTCAGATCACAAGACTGGAGAaatggagctgcagcaggaagcAGTAAATGGAAGGCAGGGTATTGGAGATGGGCTGACAGATGAAATTTACAaggcagagggaggagaaagCTCAAAGAAAGTCACGTTTATCTTGGAGCCCAAGCTAATCAATGGCTCAAGCTTGTCTGAGACCAATACCTCCATGGAGTCCAGGAGAGAGACAAGTATGTCAG ATGCTGAACTGAGCTCTCATGATGAGACCAACACAGCTGAAATAATTGACCAGATGTTCGAGGAGGTGCTGGAATATGCTGAAAGGATAGAGGACCAAAGGGGGGATGATGAAGACACAGAGGACCGCGACAGTGGCATTGGTGTTTCCTCTAGAGACAAGGATAAAATGGACACAGAgtcagagaaggagaaaagtgAAGAAGAGGGGGAGACCAAAGATGAAGAGTGTGATGAGAGCAAGAAGCTTGAAGATGAACTGCTGACTTTCCCTCCCAGTGgcatcctctctcctctcagcaaGTCTGTAGAGGCTGTGGTCACCCCTCTG CGACTAGAAGCCAGCCAGGAGTCCAATCCTCCATCTCTGCTCCTGACTCCAGAAGAGACCACCACCCCTCCTGCTGAATCTGCTCCTCTGTACAG TATTGATGCCTACCGCACACAAAGGCAGAGTAAGCCGACCACCATTCAGAGTGTCACTCCTGGGGTTCAGAGACGAGCTCCAGAGAAGTCCCGACCTCAACCCTCCATCAACACCAAGGAGAAAATTACG GCTCTAAATGAAGAAGCAGGGAAGCTGCAGACTGTGATCAACCAGACCCTGCAGGCTCTGAGCTGCTGTACTGACGAGGAGCACGGACGAGGCTCAGTGGAGGAGGCTGTGGCTGAAAAACTACTGCTAGTCTCCT gtgAGAAACGATCAGCCCTGCTGGCGGAGGTGGACAGactgagggaggagaggagttCAGAGTCTTCAGAGGTAGCAGGGGAGGACCAAGAGTACGTTACCCAGCAGCCATGCAGAGGGACAGTCAGCATCACAAACATCCAACTGCCTCTCAAGGTGGAATTTGTCTGCTCCTCAAACAACCGCACAG GTCGGCCAAGTCACTACTTCTTTGTTCTGATCCGTTACGGGCCCTACAACATCGTCGCCACCCCGCTGGCTACGGCTGCTGATGCTCAGAACGGAGACACCATCTCCTTCCAGACTTCTGTCACTCT GAAGGATATTCGCTCAACTTTTGAGATTGATGTGGAAGTTTACAGCCTG TCCCACACTTCACCTATTAACTGCAGCATGGACCGCACCACCACCAAGTCACGG GTAACTCCAAGAAAGCTTCTGAATACCTTAACG AGATCCAGCAACAGTCTGACAT CTGCTGCTCTTCCTGCCATCAATACTCGTCGCTCCAGTAACTTTTGTCTAGTGGGTTCCCATAAGATCACCTTGGCCTCACTGGGACACAGCAAGTTCCCTCTGGATAAG ATGAAACTTGAAGGCAAAATCAGGAGACTCCTGGGAGATGAATTTCAGGAAAAG GtgccttttctttctcctctagAGGGCAACATCTACCTAAAACTGGACAGTGAGAGCCACTCTAATGTGCAGCACCAAGGCTTCCTG ACGATGTTTGAGTTGATCGGTGGGTTCGGTGTGTGGCGTCGTGGATATTTCACCCTGGAGAGATACACTATGTACTACTGGAACCACCCCAATGACAAAGAAACCAAG GAAGCAGAGGGCAGCATCTCTCTGTCCAGCTCCCCCAGTCAGTGTGTCAGGCCTGTCAAGAGGGACTCATGCGCTCGACCTTTCACCTTTGAGCTGGCAAGCAACATCCCGCAGCAGCAGGACGACAGCCAGGAAGCCTTGGCCAA GTGTTGGTTTGCAGCCGACACCAAACAGGAGAGATCAGACTGGATGGAGAAACTCAACCAAGCTCTTTTGGACTTTCACACATGGAACCGAACATCAGCAACCCAATCAGAAAGTCAGCAGGCCAGCGCATCCAGCGGTGGGAACTTGAGAGAGAGCATACTGTAA